A region of Vigna radiata var. radiata cultivar VC1973A chromosome 6, Vradiata_ver6, whole genome shotgun sequence DNA encodes the following proteins:
- the LOC106763099 gene encoding uncharacterized protein LOC106763099: MDSFNQNCQNSSFRYSPNLNTGTHADEEAEFSGILDIFVHHARNIHNICIYDNQDVYAKFSLTYNPDETLSTRIINGGGKNPTFNENMRMKIRQIDAVLKCEIWMFSRARIHMEDQLLGFALVPISQVIGKGKVTEDYSLSSTDLFHSPAGTVQLTLALDPSLALDSSVNLIPESAKTSSISSEVILLDRKISEVMLDPVEYARIEFPDISVVKENQQMVSEYFNLAAHGTCSAPSRSNIGRSLPFLHLGACPQLDDYEMTMSPPDENHVGSLSPNESIQNSCFLGSTITTLSDDRNSADSVEKKNPLSTGDSSNSVTVSITVEGSQNSGGACPDTPTSKKEGETPNEKDATFSSNEKESKITNKNTTEASTFGQVFSAPLGNINLEAEQAAMQKQIVDMYMRSMQQFTESLAKMKLPMDLDKPEKVDHGDGDVIQNHENSKLETDNKKKDGSRVFYGSRAFF, encoded by the coding sequence ATGGATTCATTCAATCAGAATTGTCAGAACAGCAGCTTCAGGTACAGTCCAAATTTGAACACAGGGACACATGCTGATGAAGAAGCTGAATTCTCAGGGATTCTTGATATCTTTGTCCATCATGCCAGGAATATTCATAACATATGCATCTATGACAACCAGGATGTGTATGCCAAGTTCTCTCTAACTTACAACCCTGATGAGACCCTCTCTACCAGAATCATCAATGGAGGTGGCAAAAACCCAACATTCAATGAAAACATGAGGATGAAGATTAGACAAATAGACGCTGTTCTGAAATGTGAAATTTGGATGTTTAGCAGGGCAAGGATTCACATGGAAGACCAGCTATTGGGATTTGCTTTGGTCCCAATTTCACAAGTCATTGGCAAAGGAAAGGTAACCGAAGATTACAGCCTTTCTTCCACTGATCTTTTCCACTCTCCTGCTGGAACCGTTCAACTCACACTGGCTTTAGACCCCTCTTTGGCACTCGATTCCTCAGTGAATTTGATACCTGAATCGGCAAAGACTTCATCCATATCATCAGAAGTCATCTTGCTTGATAGAAAGATCTCAGAAGTTATGTTGGACCCAGTTGAGTATGCAAGAATTGAATTTCCTGACATCAGTGTTGTGAAGGAGAACCAGCAAATGGTGTCCGAGTACTTCAATCTTGCAGCTCATGGTACTTGTTCTGCTCCTTCAAGGTCCAACATTGGAAGATCTCTACCATTTCTCCACCTTGGTGCATGTCCTCAACTTGATGATTACGAGATGACTATGAGTCCCCCAGATGAGAATCATGTAGGCTCCCTTTCTCCAAACGAGAGCATTCAGAATTCATGCTTCCTAGGCTCCACTATCACAACCTTGAGTGATGATAGAAACTCAGCAGATTCAGTTGAGAAAAAGAACCCCTTGAGCACTGGTGACTCCTCCAATTCTGTCACTGTGTCAATCACTGTGGAAGGTAGTCAAAACTCTGGTGGTGCTTGTCCAGATACCCCAACTTCTAAGAAAGAAGGTGAGACCCCAAATGAAAAAGATGCAACCTTCTCAAGCAACGAAAAGGAAAGCAAAATCACCAATAAGAACACAACAGAAGCTTCAACGTTTGGTCAAGTTTTTTCGGCTCCATTAGGGAACATCAATCTTGAGGCCGAGCAAGCTGCTATGCAAAAACAGATAGTGGACATGTATATGAGGAGCATGCAGCAGTTCACTGAGTCCTTGGCAAAAATGAAGCTCCCCATGGACCTTGACAAGCCTGAAAAAGTTGATCATGGCGATGGTGATGTGATTCAGAATCATGAAAACAGCAAATTAGAAACTGATAACAAGAAAAAGGATGGATCTCGTGTGTTTTATGGTAGTCGAGCATTCTTCTAA